The window GTAAAAAATTTCGCCCTGTATGTCTTACAGCTTCTACCTTTTCGTAAATTTGCGGAAAGGTATCACGCATACCAAGTGGCTTTTCAAACATTTTAATCGATGACATTTTGACACTTCCTCACGCTTCACTTTAATTCACTAGAGTATTAGATTATGAAAGTATTTTAACTCATTCTATCTAATCAGTCAATGCAATTACCACATGAATTCTCGAATAATTTCAACACTGATTATTCTGTTAATTATACACTTATTTATTTAAAGCGGAACTTTAATAAGTGACTTTTCTAAGGCGTAGAACGTGCACGCTTTGTTACATGAAAAGAAAAAACTCACGATGCTTGACTTAGCATTGTGAGTTTTTTTACTTTTTAGGCGTACTCCATTCTACAGTTTCATGGCGTTTACGCTCCGCCATCTGTTCTGCTGTAAAAATAATTTGCATAGGATTACCGCCTGCTAGACAACCAGCTGGTACGTCCTTATGTACAAGGGTTGCAGCTGAAACAATTGCTCCATCACCTATCGTTACACCCGGTAATATGGTTGAATTGGCACCAACCATGACTTCATTGCCAATATGCACATCCCCTAAACGATATTCCTCAATTAAATATTCATGTGCCAATATAGTTGTATTAAAGCCAATAACCGTATTATTTCCGACATGAATACGCTCAGGGTACATCGTGTCTGGCATAACCATTAAAGCTAAAGATGTTTTATCACCAATTTCCATTTTCAAAAAAGTACGATAGAGCCAGTTCTTCACACGCAAAAATGGTGTGAAGCGCCCAATTTGAATGACAATGAAACACTTCATCACCTTCCAAAAGGACACCGTATCATAAATATTCCATAGCGAGTTTGCACCTTCGACACGGTAACGTTCTGTTTTACGGGCCATCAACTTACCCCTCTTTCACGATGTCAAATAAATCCGACATACCTTGCAACAGATATTCAGGATTAAATTGCTGTAAATATTGTGCACCTCTTATCGACCAAGCGACACCAGCGGCTCTTACACCTGCATTGTGTGCTGCCTCAATGTCATGAGAATTATCACCAATCATAATGGCTTCTTCTTTCGTTAACCCAAGGCGTTCAAGAGCTAACAATACAGGTTCAGGGTCGGGCTTCACATTCTTTACATCATTGGACCCAATACGTATCTCAAATAAATGAGTTGCACCTAGTATCGAAAGTCCACGGTCAATCATTTCATTACGCTTTGTTGAGACAATCGCTAATTTAATGCCCATCGACTTTAATTGCTCTAGAGTTGACACAACATCCGGATATTCAGTCACAAGCTCATCATGATGCAGCATATTCCAAGTCCGATAAT of the Lysinibacillus fusiformis genome contains:
- a CDS encoding acyltransferase is translated as MARKTERYRVEGANSLWNIYDTVSFWKVMKCFIVIQIGRFTPFLRVKNWLYRTFLKMEIGDKTSLALMVMPDTMYPERIHVGNNTVIGFNTTILAHEYLIEEYRLGDVHIGNEVMVGANSTILPGVTIGDGAIVSAATLVHKDVPAGCLAGGNPMQIIFTAEQMAERKRHETVEWSTPKK
- the ppaX gene encoding pyrophosphatase PpaX, with amino-acid sequence MTVKALLFDFDGTLLNTNELIIQTFMHVLEERFPGQYSPKDCLKFIGPSLKQTFSDITPGEEDEMIANYRTWNMLHHDELVTEYPDVVSTLEQLKSMGIKLAIVSTKRNEMIDRGLSILGATHLFEIRIGSNDVKNVKPDPEPVLLALERLGLTKEEAIMIGDNSHDIEAAHNAGVRAAGVAWSIRGAQYLQQFNPEYLLQGMSDLFDIVKEG